A genome region from Gemmatimonadaceae bacterium includes the following:
- a CDS encoding phospho-N-acetylmuramoyl-pentapeptide-transferase, producing MFHLLAPLQPYWDPFRLIYYISFRAVAAAVTALLMAFLVGPLILTRLRAMALHQIVREGTPDSHKAKGTTPTMGGLIILAATIVPTLLWAKLNNRYVLLALAVMAWMGAIGFLDDYLKLRQKRMGVKNEGLVERYKLAGQVVIGVALGLYLWLDPISTLPGASTTLPFFKYVLIVPLSLGFAWLYVPFVTFILTGTSNAVNFTDGLDGLAAGLCAIAAVTFAIYAYAMGRIDTSSYLQLFYLRGAGELTIFCAAMFGALIGFLWFNAFPAQVFMGDTGSLALGGAIGAVAILLKSEFLLAIVGAVFVAEMLSVIIQRTVFKYRRKKHGLEFAQKHRVFLKAPLHHHFEMKGWPETQVVVRFWIIGILCAFLALGTLKLR from the coding sequence CTGTTCCACCTTCTCGCGCCGCTGCAACCCTACTGGGACCCGTTCCGGCTGATCTACTACATCAGCTTCCGCGCGGTCGCCGCCGCGGTGACCGCGTTGCTGATGGCGTTCCTCGTCGGCCCGCTGATCCTCACCCGGCTCCGGGCGATGGCACTGCACCAGATCGTGCGCGAGGGCACGCCGGATTCGCACAAGGCGAAGGGCACCACGCCGACCATGGGCGGGCTGATCATCCTCGCCGCCACGATCGTGCCCACGCTGCTCTGGGCGAAGCTGAACAACCGCTACGTCCTGCTGGCGCTGGCGGTGATGGCGTGGATGGGAGCCATCGGCTTCCTCGACGACTACCTCAAGCTCCGCCAGAAGCGCATGGGCGTGAAGAACGAGGGCCTCGTGGAGCGCTACAAGCTCGCCGGCCAGGTGGTCATCGGCGTCGCGCTCGGACTCTACCTCTGGCTCGACCCCATCAGCACGCTGCCGGGCGCGTCCACCACGCTGCCGTTCTTCAAGTACGTGCTCATCGTCCCGTTGTCGCTCGGCTTCGCCTGGCTGTACGTGCCGTTCGTCACGTTCATCCTCACCGGGACCAGCAACGCCGTGAACTTCACCGACGGGCTCGATGGCCTGGCGGCCGGCCTCTGCGCCATCGCCGCAGTGACGTTCGCGATCTATGCCTACGCCATGGGACGCATCGACACCAGCAGCTACCTGCAGCTCTTCTACCTGCGCGGCGCCGGCGAGCTGACCATCTTCTGCGCCGCGATGTTCGGCGCCCTGATCGGGTTCCTCTGGTTCAACGCCTTCCCGGCGCAGGTGTTCATGGGTGACACGGGGTCGCTCGCGCTGGGCGGTGCCATCGGCGCCGTCGCCATCCTGCTCAAGAGCGAGTTCCTGCTCGCGATCGTGGGCGCGGTGTTCGTGGCCGAGATGCTCTCGGTCATCATCCAGCGCACCGTGTTCAAGTACCGCCGGAAGAAGCACGGGCTCGAGTTCGCGCAGAAACACCGCGTCTTCCTCAAGGCACCGCTGCACCATCACTTCGAGATGAAGGGATGGCCGGAGACGCAGGTGGTGGTCCGCTTCTGGATCATCGGCATCCTCTGCGCGTTCCTGGCGCTGGGCACCCTCAAGCTGCGATGA
- a CDS encoding UDP-N-acetylmuramoyl-tripeptide--D-alanyl-D-alanine ligase yields MTAPRPSLASDVPYTATGRAFWTMDRVAQALAGCAAAPLPAGSREFTAVSTDTRTITVGTLFVALVGERFDAHDFLVEAVAAGAGALVVSDAARAAGTGVPVFVVHDTRAAYGALAAFRRHAWGRPVIAIGGSNGKTSTKAMLAAMLAGAYDVHATAGNLNNEIGVPLTLLTIPDDCDLAVIEAGTNNPGEIARLRAIISPDVTVITSIGEEHLEGFGDVAGVLREELALTTGVPVVVTPAAHPEVAEGVTGAGQQVVVAGLDDGHMHPLRWRLEPDGTGTLTFEDGDLHIPLRGVHTLRNAMLAVTVARGFGVTLEQMQFGLSRMTQPTMRAAVGTVGSVLLVNDAYNANPPSMRAALDLLEAVGQGRPLVAVLGTMRELGATAAALHDDVARDALRRPLALIAGVGELGDALRRLAPGDPRVLTAADVPDLESALLRRTPRDAAILLKGSRGVRLERLVAPITAWATTAS; encoded by the coding sequence ATGACGGCGCCACGTCCGTCGCTCGCGAGCGACGTGCCCTACACGGCCACCGGTCGCGCCTTCTGGACCATGGATCGCGTGGCACAGGCACTCGCCGGCTGTGCCGCCGCACCACTGCCGGCCGGGTCGCGCGAGTTCACGGCGGTGAGCACCGACACGCGCACCATCACGGTCGGCACGCTGTTCGTGGCCCTCGTGGGTGAGCGCTTCGATGCCCACGACTTCCTCGTCGAGGCCGTGGCGGCGGGTGCGGGCGCGCTGGTCGTCTCCGATGCGGCGCGTGCCGCCGGCACTGGCGTGCCGGTGTTCGTGGTGCACGACACGCGTGCGGCATACGGTGCCCTCGCCGCCTTCCGCCGGCATGCGTGGGGCAGGCCGGTGATCGCGATCGGCGGGTCGAACGGCAAGACCAGCACCAAGGCCATGCTGGCCGCGATGCTGGCCGGTGCTTACGACGTGCACGCCACCGCCGGCAACCTGAACAACGAGATCGGGGTGCCGCTCACGCTGCTCACGATCCCGGACGACTGTGACCTGGCCGTGATCGAGGCCGGCACCAACAACCCCGGTGAGATTGCCCGCCTGCGCGCGATCATCAGCCCGGACGTCACCGTCATCACCTCGATCGGCGAGGAACATCTCGAGGGGTTCGGCGACGTCGCCGGGGTGCTGCGTGAGGAGCTCGCGCTCACGACCGGTGTGCCGGTGGTGGTGACACCCGCGGCGCACCCCGAGGTCGCCGAGGGCGTCACCGGCGCCGGCCAGCAGGTGGTGGTGGCCGGCCTGGACGACGGCCACATGCACCCGCTGCGCTGGCGCCTCGAACCGGATGGCACCGGCACGCTGACCTTCGAGGATGGCGACCTCCACATCCCGCTGCGCGGCGTGCACACCCTGCGGAACGCGATGCTGGCGGTGACGGTGGCCCGCGGCTTCGGGGTCACGCTGGAGCAGATGCAGTTCGGCCTGTCCCGCATGACGCAGCCCACGATGCGGGCCGCCGTCGGGACGGTCGGGTCGGTGTTGCTCGTGAACGACGCGTACAACGCCAACCCGCCGTCCATGCGTGCCGCCCTCGACCTGCTCGAGGCCGTGGGACAGGGCCGGCCGCTGGTCGCGGTGCTCGGCACCATGCGCGAACTCGGGGCAACGGCCGCCGCGCTGCACGACGACGTCGCACGCGATGCGCTGCGCCGCCCGCTGGCCCTCATCGCGGGCGTGGGCGAGCTGGGTGATGCGCTGCGGCGCCTCGCGCCCGGTGACCCGCGCGTCCTCACCGCCGCCGACGTGCCGGACCTCGAGTCGGCATTGCTTCGTCGCACGCCGCGTGATGCCGCGATCCTGCTCAAGGGCTCACGCGGCGTGCGCCTCGAGCGCCTCGTGGCGCCGATCACCGCCTGGGCCACCACGGCCTCCTGA
- a CDS encoding UDP-N-acetylmuramoyl-L-alanyl-D-glutamate--2,6-diaminopimelate ligase: protein MPHGTSAAILDALTRHGLLVAVRGPLPATFAGITDDSRVARDGVLFAAVKGNARDGHAYLGQVEALGASAALVSDADATTLPAIIVSDTRRAVAVAAAAYFGAPADALTLVGVTGTNGKTTSASMLRHLLSREGADAASIGTLGVLVGSEGRVLPGGGGLTTPGPIELQRVLRELVDAGVRQVAMEASSHALHQHRLEGLPFQAALFTNLTRDHLDYHGSMAEYLSAKALLVGLLADDGCLVVNADDAAWAALPPTAHRRLTFSTGAHAADVRASEVVFSPVGSRFTLHAHAGDAVAVVLPLLGDFQVENAVGAAAVAVALGLPLAEVGARLSSMPQVPGRLERLSTAPAVLRDYAHTPDALERALQSVRPFATGRVIVAFGAGGDRDRGKRPEMGRVAAALADVCIVTSDNPRTEVPSAIIDDIVAGMPPGRALCEEDRRVAIARAIAMAGPDDLVLLAGKGHETYQIRGTTSYPFDEAEIVAELTAAR, encoded by the coding sequence ATGCCACATGGAACATCCGCCGCGATTCTCGACGCGCTGACCCGCCACGGCCTGCTCGTCGCCGTCCGCGGTCCTCTGCCGGCCACCTTCGCCGGCATCACCGACGACAGCCGCGTGGCACGCGATGGGGTCCTGTTCGCCGCCGTGAAGGGCAACGCCCGCGACGGGCACGCCTATCTCGGGCAGGTCGAGGCGCTGGGCGCCAGTGCAGCCCTCGTCAGCGATGCCGACGCCACCACGTTGCCGGCCATCATCGTCTCCGACACGCGCCGCGCGGTGGCGGTGGCGGCCGCGGCGTACTTCGGCGCGCCGGCAGACGCGCTCACGCTGGTCGGTGTCACCGGCACCAACGGCAAGACCACCTCGGCCAGCATGCTCCGCCACCTGCTCTCGCGCGAGGGGGCCGACGCCGCCTCCATCGGCACGCTCGGGGTGCTCGTCGGCTCCGAGGGTCGGGTGCTGCCCGGAGGTGGCGGACTCACCACGCCCGGCCCGATCGAGTTGCAGCGTGTGCTGCGTGAACTCGTCGACGCCGGCGTGCGGCAGGTGGCGATGGAAGCCAGCTCGCACGCGCTCCACCAGCACCGGCTGGAGGGGCTGCCGTTCCAGGCGGCGCTCTTCACGAACCTCACGCGCGACCACCTCGACTATCACGGGTCGATGGCGGAGTACCTGTCCGCCAAGGCACTGCTGGTCGGCCTCCTTGCCGACGATGGCTGCCTGGTCGTGAATGCCGACGACGCGGCCTGGGCGGCGCTGCCGCCAACGGCGCACCGGCGGCTCACCTTTTCCACCGGCGCGCACGCCGCTGACGTGCGGGCCAGCGAGGTCGTGTTCAGCCCCGTGGGCAGTCGCTTCACGCTGCACGCCCACGCCGGCGACGCGGTGGCGGTGGTGCTGCCGCTGCTGGGCGACTTCCAGGTTGAGAACGCGGTCGGCGCGGCGGCGGTGGCCGTGGCGCTCGGACTTCCGCTGGCGGAGGTCGGGGCACGGCTGTCGTCGATGCCGCAGGTGCCGGGGCGACTCGAGCGCCTGAGTACCGCCCCTGCGGTGCTGCGCGACTACGCACACACGCCCGACGCCCTCGAGCGCGCGCTGCAGTCCGTGCGGCCCTTCGCCACCGGGCGCGTGATCGTTGCCTTCGGGGCCGGCGGTGACCGTGACCGCGGCAAGCGTCCCGAGATGGGCCGCGTCGCGGCGGCGCTGGCGGATGTCTGCATCGTCACCAGCGACAACCCGCGCACCGAGGTCCCGTCGGCGATCATCGACGACATCGTCGCCGGCATGCCGCCGGGGCGGGCGCTGTGCGAGGAGGACCGGCGCGTCGCGATCGCGCGCGCGATCGCGATGGCCGGCCCGGACGACCTCGTGCTGCTGGCCGGCAAGGGCCACGAGACGTACCAGATCCGCGGCACCACCAGCTACCCGTTCGACGAGGCGGAGATCGTGGCAGAACTCACGGCGGCCCGATGA
- the rsmH gene encoding 16S rRNA (cytosine(1402)-N(4))-methyltransferase RsmH, whose amino-acid sequence MIASPETPTAVTYASPYHAPVLVDAVLQACAPAVRVLDGTLGGGGHTAALLAAGKRVTALDRDPAAIAVAGARLADACAAGTLEIVRCNYADVDSVAALDGRTFDAILLDLGVSSRQLDDDARGFSFRMGAPLDMRMEAAGASAADWLNTADDATLVRAFREYGDEPRAHRLARVVVERRMLRPFVLSDDFVNAIRATLGARSGPSDFARLFQALRIAVNDELAGLARALPVLRDRLSPGGLFLVMAYHSGEDRLVKHAFRDWSAACTCPPRAPFCQCSGVAAGTLRTRKAILADAGEVARNPRARSAHLRIWQRAE is encoded by the coding sequence ATGATCGCCTCGCCAGAGACACCCACCGCCGTGACGTACGCATCGCCCTACCACGCCCCGGTGCTGGTGGACGCCGTGCTGCAGGCCTGTGCGCCGGCGGTCAGGGTTCTGGACGGGACCCTTGGCGGCGGAGGCCACACGGCCGCCCTGCTCGCGGCGGGGAAGCGCGTCACCGCCCTGGACCGCGATCCCGCGGCCATCGCCGTGGCCGGTGCGCGCCTCGCGGACGCCTGCGCCGCGGGTACCCTCGAGATCGTCCGCTGCAACTACGCCGACGTGGACAGCGTCGCCGCGCTCGACGGCCGGACCTTCGACGCCATCCTGCTCGACCTCGGCGTCTCGTCGCGCCAGCTCGACGATGACGCGCGCGGATTCTCGTTCCGCATGGGGGCACCGCTCGACATGCGCATGGAGGCCGCCGGCGCCTCGGCGGCCGACTGGCTCAACACCGCCGACGATGCGACGCTCGTGCGCGCCTTCCGCGAGTACGGCGACGAACCGCGTGCGCACCGCCTCGCGCGGGTCGTCGTCGAGCGTCGCATGTTGCGCCCTTTCGTGCTCAGTGACGATTTTGTCAACGCGATCCGCGCCACCCTCGGCGCGCGCTCCGGACCCTCCGATTTCGCGCGCCTCTTCCAGGCACTCCGGATCGCGGTCAACGACGAACTGGCCGGTCTCGCCCGCGCACTCCCCGTGCTGCGCGATCGCCTCTCTCCTGGTGGACTGTTCCTGGTGATGGCCTATCACTCCGGTGAGGACCGGCTCGTGAAGCACGCATTCCGTGACTGGAGTGCGGCCTGCACCTGCCCGCCCCGCGCGCCATTCTGCCAGTGCAGCGGCGTCGCCGCCGGGACGCTGCGCACCCGCAAGGCCATCCTCGCCGACGCCGGCGAGGTTGCCCGCAACCCCCGCGCCCGCAGCGCGCATCTCCGCATATGGCAGCGCGCCGAGTAA
- a CDS encoding tetratricopeptide repeat protein, with amino-acid sequence MTIIPPSAEDLLSHLRAQVDELTRQLAVAGVDSSDALALKQRIFLLHRSVALHAQVIDALQHDVKALVDGWKVKFVPAAPATPAVVAPPAVGAPVSPVETPGAVTALEVSFPSADPLLEDEAAVSTAAVVSTPAMVTPTPRSAPQVRSAFGTPVQGQPRVIDELNASTFVERGWSRIATGDYPAAEESLEKALALNPGDAQAETLLGWAQMSQGRFDAALALFDHVLDRIPDHALATINVAFVHLRRRQFDQAIALLTRAIALDTDRKATLYAHFYLGLVYFEQQQYAEAIGALLRAIELGPNLIEARFELGRVYWFAERTDDAIATWRKAADVNKFNPWSARCREMLVTIADGGAPSRVA; translated from the coding sequence GTGACGATCATCCCCCCCTCAGCCGAAGACCTGCTGAGCCACCTTCGTGCGCAGGTCGACGAACTCACCCGCCAGCTGGCGGTGGCAGGCGTCGACTCGAGCGACGCGCTTGCGCTGAAGCAGCGGATCTTCCTCCTGCACCGGTCCGTCGCGCTGCACGCGCAGGTCATCGACGCGCTGCAGCACGACGTGAAGGCGCTGGTGGACGGGTGGAAGGTGAAGTTCGTGCCCGCCGCGCCGGCCACGCCGGCCGTTGTCGCGCCGCCGGCCGTGGGTGCGCCGGTGTCGCCCGTCGAGACCCCTGGCGCCGTGACCGCACTCGAGGTCTCGTTCCCGTCGGCTGACCCGCTGCTGGAGGACGAGGCGGCGGTCAGCACCGCGGCCGTGGTCTCGACGCCGGCGATGGTGACGCCCACCCCGCGCAGCGCCCCGCAAGTCCGCTCGGCGTTCGGGACGCCGGTGCAGGGGCAGCCGCGCGTCATCGACGAGCTGAATGCCTCCACCTTCGTCGAGCGGGGCTGGAGCCGCATCGCCACCGGCGACTATCCCGCCGCCGAGGAGTCGCTGGAGAAGGCGCTCGCGCTCAACCCCGGCGATGCGCAGGCGGAGACGCTGCTGGGCTGGGCGCAGATGTCGCAGGGGCGGTTCGACGCGGCGCTGGCCCTGTTCGACCACGTGCTGGATCGCATTCCCGACCACGCGCTCGCGACCATCAACGTCGCTTTCGTGCACCTGCGGCGCCGCCAGTTCGACCAGGCCATCGCCCTGCTGACGCGTGCGATCGCGCTCGACACCGATCGCAAGGCCACCCTGTACGCGCACTTCTACCTCGGTCTCGTGTACTTCGAGCAGCAGCAGTACGCCGAGGCGATCGGCGCGCTGCTGCGGGCCATCGAGCTCGGGCCGAACCTCATCGAGGCCCGCTTCGAGCTGGGTCGCGTGTACTGGTTCGCGGAGCGCACCGACGATGCGATCGCCACGTGGCGCAAGGCAGCCGACGTCAACAAGTTCAATCCATGGAGTGCCCGCTGCCGGGAGATGCTGGTGACGATCGCGGACGGAGGCGCTCCCTCGCGCGTGGCCTGA
- a CDS encoding DUF4388 domain-containing protein gives MAIRGSLKEASFPDVLQLLALGQKTGCLSIVDGTKFGSVFFQQGKISFGAIVNRRDRLGDSLVKRGHINRDQLDEALRLQLQHPGRRLGELLVEAGFVSRDVVDRELRALVEEAVFSLFTWTQGIWTFEPDVHPDGRQLTVSINPESLLMEGARRTDEWSLVERRFPSFDMVFEMDAARAGLSDPLSGELAEVSHLLDGRRSIRAVIERSGLGEFAVGKAMYELHSQGLLIAVTQPEAPADEHDAGISATEKALKMGLALSKAGMIEDASREFRKVVESAPNEPTARHQLGLLALRRGAWDDAVGWLEPLAQLDDTGAVMLHHLALAYEGLGRELDAARMIERAVQIGGASLPQVELSRALHAFRLGDYARAEQLLASARTRFDGDAPPAIWFHYASLVAAARDDADQAQALLEEGIRTHPSVGVLHANYAALMLTRGALTAAAAAVERGMLHAANLAPFQKTVGDLAHRVARYDDAIESYQRAVRLEPALGPDIYLKLGELRYQRGEVVESQRCWQRVLELDPGNRQAQVSLEAIRRAS, from the coding sequence ATGGCCATTCGCGGCAGTCTCAAGGAAGCGAGCTTCCCCGACGTCCTGCAGCTCCTGGCGCTCGGCCAGAAGACCGGCTGTCTCAGCATCGTCGACGGCACCAAGTTCGGGTCGGTGTTCTTCCAGCAGGGCAAGATCTCGTTCGGGGCGATCGTCAACCGGCGCGACCGCCTCGGTGACTCGCTTGTCAAGCGCGGACACATCAATCGCGACCAGCTCGACGAGGCGCTCCGCCTGCAGCTCCAGCACCCCGGCCGTCGGCTCGGCGAGCTGCTCGTCGAGGCGGGATTCGTCTCACGCGACGTGGTGGACCGGGAGCTGCGGGCGCTGGTCGAGGAGGCGGTCTTCTCGCTCTTCACCTGGACGCAGGGCATCTGGACCTTCGAGCCCGACGTGCATCCCGACGGCCGCCAGCTCACGGTCTCGATCAACCCCGAGTCGCTGCTGATGGAAGGGGCGCGCCGCACCGACGAGTGGTCGCTGGTCGAGCGCCGGTTCCCGAGCTTCGACATGGTCTTCGAGATGGACGCGGCCCGCGCCGGCCTCTCCGATCCGCTCTCCGGTGAGCTCGCCGAGGTCTCGCACCTCCTCGACGGCCGCCGCTCGATCCGCGCCGTGATCGAGCGCTCCGGGCTGGGCGAGTTCGCGGTCGGCAAGGCGATGTACGAACTGCACTCGCAGGGCCTGCTCATCGCCGTCACGCAGCCCGAGGCGCCGGCCGATGAGCACGATGCCGGCATCAGCGCCACCGAGAAGGCACTGAAGATGGGCCTCGCGCTGTCGAAGGCGGGGATGATCGAGGATGCCTCCCGCGAGTTCCGGAAGGTGGTCGAGTCGGCACCGAACGAGCCGACGGCCCGCCATCAGCTCGGACTGCTCGCACTGCGGCGCGGCGCGTGGGACGACGCGGTGGGCTGGCTGGAGCCGCTCGCCCAGCTCGATGACACGGGTGCGGTCATGCTGCACCACCTCGCCCTGGCGTACGAGGGGCTGGGTCGTGAGCTCGACGCGGCGCGCATGATCGAGCGCGCGGTGCAGATCGGCGGCGCGTCGCTGCCGCAGGTGGAGTTGTCCCGCGCACTGCACGCGTTCCGCCTCGGTGACTACGCCCGTGCCGAGCAGCTGCTGGCGTCGGCGCGCACGCGCTTCGACGGCGATGCACCACCGGCGATCTGGTTCCACTACGCCTCGCTGGTGGCGGCGGCGCGGGACGATGCGGACCAGGCGCAGGCGCTGCTGGAGGAGGGCATCCGCACGCACCCCTCCGTCGGCGTCCTGCACGCCAACTACGCGGCACTGATGCTGACGCGCGGCGCACTCACCGCCGCCGCGGCCGCCGTCGAGCGGGGCATGCTCCACGCGGCGAACCTCGCGCCGTTCCAGAAGACGGTCGGGGATCTCGCGCACCGCGTCGCGCGCTACGACGACGCGATCGAGTCGTACCAGCGTGCCGTGCGGCTGGAGCCGGCCCTGGGGCCGGACATCTACCTCAAGCTGGGTGAATTGCGATACCAGCGCGGTGAGGTGGTGGAGTCCCAGCGGTGCTGGCAGCGCGTCCTCGAACTCGATCCGGGGAACCGGCAGGCGCAGGTCAGCCTCGAGGCCATCCGCCGCGCCTCCTGA
- a CDS encoding ATP-binding protein, protein MKLDQRLRFDSFVTGSSNRLAVAAAKAVADAPGVLYNPLFVYGASGLGKTHLMHAVGHAARDKQPSLGVEYVALDDYMEEFHQATEGGRLDTFKRRYESAGILLLDDVQFLTGRAEVQGELLRLFNVLQGRGTQIVMSSDRPPDEITDVTDRLLTRLTGGLIVDVGIPDYETRVAILQKLQAERAARFRDGVLEELARVDFSNIRELQGGLNRLLALQGMSDAAIGVSDVRRLVGLRGHTPLANVIIHAEAEVEPAPRPGDYDTFVQEVATAVVEQVEEWRVRLADAASRWRAEGISVAVLDRALQLREAPDVDGLLATFGAAVEYLRDLERQGSAADASLSGQAIFRDPERVKEAHALVQQAVSAIEPPPRPEPAWTFAGLHEGRANQLALRAARAVVGAPGTQYVPLVITGPSGSGRTHLLHAIGNALIDAGVQTVACVGASVFAEQLITALREGAVEKWRARYRNAGALLLDDIEAVAGKERTQDELFHLFNALQSAGRQVVLTSSVPPNQLATLEDRLRTRFAQGLVVELGSPDIAQRAALIHQYFDTHHTIVSDQVVSHLADRPARSVGDVLNVVRRLHAAAALAGAPITPAFVAAELDGAAAPRRGTRHLMGDTENFVHRWPDLTARLIEDAD, encoded by the coding sequence ATGAAACTCGATCAACGCCTCCGCTTCGATTCGTTCGTCACCGGCTCGTCCAATCGCCTCGCCGTCGCAGCCGCGAAGGCGGTCGCTGACGCACCCGGTGTGTTGTACAACCCGCTCTTCGTGTACGGCGCGTCCGGCCTCGGCAAGACGCACCTGATGCACGCGGTGGGCCATGCTGCGCGCGACAAGCAGCCCTCCCTCGGCGTCGAGTACGTGGCGCTCGATGACTACATGGAGGAGTTCCACCAGGCCACCGAAGGCGGACGGCTCGACACGTTCAAGCGACGCTACGAATCGGCCGGCATCCTGCTGCTGGATGACGTGCAGTTCCTCACCGGCCGCGCCGAGGTGCAGGGTGAGCTGCTGCGCCTCTTCAACGTGCTCCAGGGGCGCGGCACGCAGATCGTCATGTCCAGCGACCGGCCGCCCGACGAGATCACCGACGTCACCGACCGCCTGCTCACACGGCTCACCGGCGGCCTGATCGTCGACGTCGGCATCCCCGATTACGAGACGCGGGTCGCGATCCTGCAGAAGCTCCAGGCCGAGCGTGCGGCGCGGTTCCGTGACGGCGTGCTCGAGGAGCTGGCGCGGGTGGACTTCTCGAACATCCGCGAGCTGCAGGGCGGCTTGAACCGGCTGCTCGCGCTGCAGGGCATGAGTGACGCCGCCATCGGCGTCTCCGACGTGCGCCGGCTGGTCGGGCTGCGCGGACACACGCCGCTCGCGAACGTCATCATCCACGCCGAGGCCGAGGTCGAGCCGGCCCCGCGTCCGGGGGACTACGACACCTTCGTGCAGGAAGTCGCGACGGCCGTGGTCGAGCAGGTCGAGGAGTGGCGCGTGCGCCTGGCCGATGCCGCCTCGCGCTGGCGGGCCGAGGGCATCAGCGTGGCGGTGCTCGATCGTGCGCTCCAGTTGCGCGAGGCGCCCGACGTCGACGGCCTGCTCGCCACCTTCGGCGCCGCCGTCGAGTACCTGCGCGACCTCGAGCGGCAAGGGTCGGCGGCCGATGCCTCGCTCAGCGGCCAGGCCATCTTCCGCGATCCGGAGCGGGTGAAGGAGGCGCACGCGCTGGTGCAGCAGGCCGTGAGCGCGATCGAGCCGCCGCCGCGCCCGGAGCCGGCGTGGACCTTCGCCGGCCTGCACGAGGGTCGCGCCAACCAGCTCGCGCTCCGCGCGGCCCGTGCGGTGGTCGGCGCGCCGGGCACGCAGTACGTGCCGCTGGTGATCACCGGCCCCTCGGGCAGCGGTCGCACGCACCTGCTCCATGCCATCGGCAACGCGCTCATCGACGCCGGCGTGCAGACGGTGGCCTGCGTCGGCGCCTCGGTCTTCGCGGAGCAGCTCATCACCGCGCTGCGCGAGGGGGCGGTGGAGAAGTGGCGCGCGCGCTATCGCAACGCCGGCGCGCTGCTGCTCGACGACATCGAGGCCGTCGCCGGGAAGGAGCGCACGCAGGATGAGCTCTTCCACCTGTTCAACGCGCTGCAGAGTGCCGGCCGGCAGGTGGTGCTCACCTCGAGTGTGCCGCCGAACCAGCTCGCGACGCTCGAGGACCGCCTGCGCACGCGCTTCGCGCAGGGCCTCGTCGTCGAGCTGGGCAGCCCCGACATCGCACAACGCGCGGCGCTCATCCACCAGTACTTCGACACGCACCACACCATCGTCAGCGACCAGGTCGTCTCGCACCTCGCCGACCGGCCGGCGCGATCCGTGGGTGATGTCCTGAACGTGGTGCGGCGCCTGCACGCGGCGGCGGCACTGGCCGGTGCACCGATCACCCCGGCCTTCGTGGCGGCGGAGCTGGATGGCGCCGCGGCGCCGCGGCGCGGCACGCGACACCTCATGGGCGACACCGAGAACTTCGTGCACCGCTGGCCCGACCTCACCGCCCGCCTGATCGAGGACGCCGACTGA
- a CDS encoding roadblock/LC7 domain-containing protein — translation MANYDRVVEELMHTAGVHAALVVSRTDGIVVDGNVHIGTDADAIAALAARLYARAALAATAADGTEPGFLHLEGERGRVCAVPQGDLLLVTVAEPWTNLGLLRLTMRRLAQGLG, via the coding sequence ATGGCGAATTACGACCGCGTGGTCGAGGAGCTCATGCATACCGCCGGCGTCCATGCGGCACTGGTGGTCTCCCGGACGGACGGGATCGTCGTCGATGGCAACGTCCACATCGGCACCGATGCCGATGCCATCGCCGCCCTCGCGGCGCGCCTCTACGCGCGGGCCGCCCTCGCCGCCACCGCCGCCGACGGCACCGAGCCGGGCTTCCTCCACCTCGAAGGCGAGCGCGGCCGCGTGTGCGCCGTCCCGCAGGGCGATCTCCTCCTCGTGACCGTCGCCGAGCCGTGGACCAACCTCGGCCTGCTCCGGCTCACCATGCGCCGGCTGGCCCAGGGCCTCGGCTGA